The Treponema medium genome has a window encoding:
- a CDS encoding TRAP transporter TatT component family protein: MTVTLKKIYICVAGLFLLVSGCSIKRMAFNGIANTLAPFPAPKTEASDGIDAAAALTGEDDVKLVSEVFPTVLKTYEILHLSNPKHRGLAVMSGSLYIMYANAFVQTPADYIPETQFQKKNLEYLRAKKFYLRGADYVMQSLDGAYKGFAEAMAHYMEDTGAAFLARCRVADVESLYWAGCGILGAFSLDPMDTDALAAVPGAVAMLERAVELYPTFNDGAIWETLAAFYAAAPDSLGGGADKAEDAYRKALELSGGQRPSVYVLYAQSFCVPAQDSVGFDEALRKALEIDATTQPNNKLTITISQEKARWLQKMKGDYFLGD; this comes from the coding sequence ATGACTGTAACTCTAAAAAAAATATATATTTGTGTAGCGGGGTTGTTCCTGCTCGTGAGCGGTTGCTCCATTAAACGTATGGCATTTAACGGTATTGCAAATACGCTTGCCCCTTTCCCTGCGCCGAAAACTGAGGCTTCTGATGGGATTGATGCGGCGGCTGCGCTTACCGGCGAAGATGATGTAAAACTGGTTTCGGAGGTTTTTCCGACAGTATTAAAAACGTATGAAATATTGCACCTCAGTAATCCCAAACACCGCGGTTTAGCTGTTATGTCCGGTTCTCTCTATATTATGTATGCAAACGCTTTCGTCCAAACGCCCGCCGACTATATCCCTGAAACGCAGTTTCAAAAAAAGAATCTTGAATATTTGCGGGCAAAAAAATTTTATCTCCGCGGGGCAGATTATGTGATGCAATCACTTGATGGCGCTTATAAGGGGTTTGCCGAAGCAATGGCTCATTATATGGAAGATACAGGCGCCGCTTTTCTTGCCCGCTGTAGGGTCGCCGATGTTGAATCACTGTATTGGGCAGGCTGTGGTATCCTCGGGGCGTTTTCGCTTGATCCAATGGATACTGATGCACTTGCTGCAGTGCCGGGCGCTGTAGCAATGCTTGAGCGGGCGGTAGAACTTTATCCTACATTTAACGATGGCGCTATTTGGGAAACGCTTGCGGCCTTTTATGCTGCGGCTCCTGACTCCTTGGGCGGCGGGGCGGACAAGGCGGAAGACGCATATCGGAAAGCGCTTGAGCTGAGCGGCGGGCAGCGACCGTCGGTGTATGTCCTCTATGCACAGTCTTTTTGCGTTCCGGCGCAAGACAGCGTTGGATTCGACGAAGCGTTACGTAAAGCATTGGAAATTGAT